In Bdellovibrionales bacterium, the following proteins share a genomic window:
- a CDS encoding bifunctional (p)ppGpp synthetase/guanosine-3',5'-bis(diphosphate) 3'-pyrophosphohydrolase, which produces MSETTTPEAIKDDSPQSLDDLLQQIQLFYPGANLSLIERAYKFSEKAHAGQIRRSGEPYIFHPLGVAAILVELRLDLATIATGLLHDTVEDTSVTISDIEKEFGKVIGLLVDGVTKISRMKFRNTHEKQAENIRKMIVAMGKDVRVVLVKLADRLHNMRTLNHMSYEKQARIATETLDIYAPLASRLGISSLKVELEDLSFRYAFPESYYALAQKVAKKKREREKYIEEVKKVLINEFGKRTRTKFEITGRSKHLYSIWRKMQERNIDYEQVFDVLAFRVCVNSMPECYEVLGLVHSLWKPIPGRFKDFIAMPKVNNYQSLHTTVIGPGGERIEIQIRTNEMHLVAERGIAAHWQYKEEGQGNEGVSDEVAEKFNWLRELVNLHQQTHNPDEFLESVKTDLFDSEIYVFTPKGEVKELPEGATPIDFAYSVHTDIGHRIVAARVNGRLVSLKYQLKNGDSVEVISSKSQTPSKDWLKYCVTTKAKAKIRAHVKAEQRKRAAEIGHQLLEKTFRRHGSSYVKYAQGIEYEKLLKENGANTVEDLLIRIGYGKLIPAHVFERLVPDTNEQSPSSEKDEESSFLAKAFKSAVNKRKKSASPIKVEGMDDLLVRFGKCCTPIPGDPIIGFITRGRGITVHRADCDKSFDLDQARRIDVEWSGDKGQDEGRLVRVRVVSQDIPGLLKNMTEVFSIAGVNIHNAQARTTKDRKAICVFDLSVRNTNQLSDVMSALMKLKGIIGVTRITHS; this is translated from the coding sequence ATGAGTGAAACGACGACCCCAGAAGCGATAAAAGACGACTCACCACAAAGTTTGGATGACCTCCTTCAACAGATTCAACTTTTTTACCCAGGTGCAAACCTGAGCCTCATTGAACGCGCCTACAAGTTTTCTGAGAAGGCCCATGCTGGACAAATAAGGCGAAGTGGCGAGCCGTACATATTTCACCCCTTAGGTGTTGCTGCCATTCTGGTTGAGTTGCGCCTGGATTTGGCTACCATTGCGACGGGTTTACTTCACGACACAGTGGAAGATACCTCGGTCACTATCTCTGACATTGAGAAGGAATTTGGCAAGGTGATAGGCCTGCTCGTTGATGGTGTGACAAAAATTTCTCGTATGAAATTTCGGAATACCCATGAAAAGCAGGCTGAGAATATCCGTAAGATGATTGTAGCTATGGGGAAGGACGTGCGGGTTGTTTTGGTTAAATTGGCCGATCGCCTGCACAATATGCGTACGCTCAACCATATGTCGTATGAAAAGCAGGCCCGCATTGCAACTGAGACACTTGATATTTACGCTCCCTTGGCGAGCCGTTTGGGAATTAGCAGTCTCAAAGTCGAGCTTGAGGATCTGAGCTTTCGCTATGCGTTCCCTGAGAGTTATTATGCTCTCGCTCAAAAGGTTGCCAAGAAAAAGCGTGAACGTGAGAAGTATATTGAAGAGGTTAAGAAAGTTCTCATAAATGAATTCGGTAAAAGAACCAGAACAAAATTCGAGATAACGGGTAGATCGAAACATCTCTATTCGATCTGGCGAAAGATGCAGGAACGAAATATCGATTACGAGCAGGTTTTTGATGTTTTGGCTTTTCGGGTGTGCGTGAATTCAATGCCAGAATGTTATGAAGTTTTGGGACTTGTTCATTCATTGTGGAAGCCCATTCCCGGCCGATTTAAGGATTTTATAGCGATGCCTAAGGTCAATAACTATCAGAGTCTTCACACAACTGTGATTGGGCCTGGGGGTGAGCGCATTGAGATTCAGATACGAACCAACGAAATGCATTTGGTGGCGGAGCGGGGAATCGCGGCACATTGGCAGTACAAGGAAGAAGGTCAGGGCAATGAGGGAGTTTCTGACGAAGTAGCCGAAAAGTTCAATTGGCTTCGCGAGTTAGTGAATTTGCATCAGCAAACTCACAATCCTGATGAGTTTTTAGAGAGCGTTAAAACTGATCTTTTTGATTCCGAAATTTATGTTTTTACTCCAAAGGGGGAAGTAAAAGAGCTTCCTGAAGGGGCGACTCCGATTGATTTTGCCTACAGCGTGCACACGGACATTGGCCACCGAATTGTAGCCGCACGTGTAAATGGACGATTGGTCTCATTGAAGTACCAACTTAAAAACGGAGATTCTGTCGAAGTCATAAGCAGCAAGAGTCAGACTCCTTCAAAAGATTGGTTGAAATACTGTGTAACGACAAAGGCAAAGGCAAAAATTAGGGCGCACGTCAAGGCGGAACAACGCAAGAGAGCGGCCGAAATTGGGCATCAACTTCTTGAAAAGACATTTCGCCGACATGGCTCAAGCTACGTGAAATACGCTCAGGGCATCGAATACGAAAAGTTGCTCAAAGAAAACGGAGCGAATACCGTAGAGGATTTGCTGATTCGGATTGGCTATGGAAAGTTAATCCCAGCCCACGTATTTGAGCGGCTCGTTCCTGATACGAACGAGCAAAGTCCCTCTTCTGAGAAGGATGAAGAGAGCTCCTTTTTGGCAAAAGCCTTTAAGTCAGCAGTAAACAAGCGTAAGAAATCAGCCTCACCGATTAAAGTCGAAGGTATGGACGATCTTTTGGTACGATTTGGAAAATGCTGCACTCCGATCCCTGGTGATCCAATTATTGGATTTATCACACGGGGGAGAGGGATCACTGTTCATCGAGCTGATTGTGACAAATCCTTTGATCTAGATCAGGCGCGACGAATTGATGTCGAATGGAGCGGGGATAAGGGTCAGGACGAAGGAAGACTGGTTCGAGTGAGAGTGGTGAGTCAGGATATTCCTGGTCTATTGAAAAACATGACGGAAGTGTTCTCTATCGCTGGAGTCAACATCCATAATGCCCAGGCTCGCACGACAAAGGATCGCAAGGCCATATGCGTTTTCGATCTGAGTGTTCGAAATACAAATCAGCTGAGTGACGTGATGAGTGCCCTTATGAAGCTCAAGGGAATCATCGGCGTGACTCGTATCACACATTCATAA
- a CDS encoding DNA-directed RNA polymerase subunit omega: MARVTVEDCLTKVHNRFALVLLVSKRAKQLMKGSQATLGMKSNKTVVVALREVASGNVFFDIDETEGSSEAQIVRDLNR; the protein is encoded by the coding sequence GTGGCTCGTGTAACGGTGGAAGATTGTCTGACAAAGGTCCATAATCGTTTTGCTTTGGTATTGTTGGTCTCCAAGAGGGCAAAGCAACTCATGAAGGGTTCTCAGGCTACTTTGGGGATGAAGAGCAATAAAACTGTGGTTGTGGCTTTGAGAGAAGTGGCCTCGGGAAATGTATTTTTTGATATTGACGAGACCGAGGGTAGTTCTGAGGCTCAGATTGTTCGGGATCTTAATCGCTAG